A stretch of Henckelia pumila isolate YLH828 chromosome 4, ASM3356847v2, whole genome shotgun sequence DNA encodes these proteins:
- the LOC140866477 gene encoding octanoyltransferase LIP2p, chloroplastic-like translates to MPAVVSPIFSSIPNPLRVTRRDRSSFNFTVSMVHRPKKSVDLYDLHKELVPYVEAWSWQNAVVEEKKALIEEGKDFTDTLIILQHKPVYTLGAGSKEEYLKFDVKNTSFEVHRTERGGEVTYHGPGQLVLYPIINLRYYDMDAHQYLRALEEVVIRALSSTFSIEASRIKGLTGVWVGNQKLAAIGIKISKQIAYHGLALNVTTDIKHFQQIVPCGIQDREVGSIKTLLQEKNSSQVNRQEHGHNTDDTELIDATHKSLIQEFCEVFQVDLRSKPIQLGVSQENTANLTC, encoded by the exons ATGCCTGCAGTAGTCAGTCCCATTTTCAGTTCCATTCCAAACCCATTAAGAGTAACTCGCAGGGATCGCTCTTCCTTTAATTTCACTGTTTCAATGGTACATAGGCCAAAAAAAAG TGTTGATTTGTATGACTTGCATAAAGAACTGGTTCCTTATGTTGAGGCTTGGTCATGGCAAAATGCTGTTGTTGAAGAAAAAAAAGCATTGATCGAAGAGGGTAAAGATTTCACTGATACTTTGATTATTTTGCAACACAAACCTGTATACACATTGGGTGCTGGTAGCAAGGAAGAGTACTTGAAGTTTGATGTAAAAAATACATCTTTTGAAGTGCATCGGACTGAACGAGGTGGTGAAGTCACATATCATGGCCCTGGTCAG CTGGTCCTGTACCCTATAATCAATCTCCGCTACTACGACATGGATGCTCATCAGTATCTTAGGGCACTTGAAGAAGTGGTCATCCGTGCTCTTTCCTCGACGTTTTCTATTGAAGCTTCACGAATCAAGGGCTTAACTGGTGTTTGGGTTG GGAACCAAAAGTTAGCAGCCATCGGTATAAAAATATCGAAACAGATAGCATATCATGGCTTGGCGTTGAATGTCACCACAGATATAAAACACTTTCAGCAGATAGTTCCATGTGGGATTCAGGATCGTGAAGTTGGAAGCATAAAAACACTGCTGCAAGAAAAAAATTCTTCTCAAGTAAATCGGCAAGAGCATGGTCATAATACCGATGATACGGAATTGATTGATGCCACACATAAATCTCTGATTCAGGAATTTTGTGAAGTTTTCCAAGTTGATCTCCGGAGTAAACCTATTCAGTTAGGTGTCTCTCAAGAAAACACTGCCAACTTAACATGCTGA